One Deltaproteobacteria bacterium genomic window, AAAAAGGCGGTAGAAAGATTGACCCGCGAATTACACGAAGATGCTAAAACCAAAGGGTCAAAACGGATTTACGAATTTGGAACGGGCGGGGGATTTTCAGGAGCCGCCCTCGGGGGATGGCTGCCGGTGAAGAACTACACCACCAACCTATTCCCGGAACATGCGCAATTTGACGGCCAGTACCTTCGCACCCATTTTAAAATGAAGCATAACCCCTGCTGGGCCTGCCAGCTGCGCCATTGTAAAACCTGTGAGGTCACCGAAGGACCTTACGCCGGCTTTGTGGGGGAAGAGCCGGAATACGAGGGGCTGGCCACCTGGGGGCCGGTAATCGGGAACAAGGACTCGGGAGCTGCCGTTATGCTCAACCGCTTTAACGACCAGATGGGTATGGACCTGAACGAAGCCGGGTGGACGATTGGCTGGGCCATGGAATGTTACGAAAAAGGAGTTGTCAGCAAGAAAGACCTGGACGGCCTGGATTTAACGTGGGGCAACGTGGAGGCGGTCAAGGCGATTTTGGAGCGGATTGCCCACCGGCGGGGTATTGGGGATCTCCTGGCAGAAGGGGTGAAGAGGGCTTCGGAGAAAATCGGGGGAGAAGCGGTCAATTGGGCCATCTACACCCATACCGGAGCCGCGCCCAGAAGTCATGATCACCGCGGCCGTTGGTGTGAGATGTTGGATACTTGTGTATCCAACACGGGAACCATTGAGGCTACCCGCGGCGGGGTTTTCCCGGAACGGTTGGGGTATCCTCCTGTATTCGAAAAATTCTCTCCCTGGGAAGTGGCGGCGATCAATGCCAAGGAGAACGGCTGGCTGCAGTTCGTGGACTGCCTGGGGATATGCGCTTTCTGCTGCCCGAATCGGGAATTAACCGTGCAATGCACCAATGCGGTAACGGGATGGGATCTTGATTTGCAAAGTGCCACCCGCATCGGCCTGCGGATCGTCCACCTCCTGCGGGTCTTCAATTTCCGCCACGGGCTGAAGCCCGAGATGGAGCGACCTTCCGTCCGCTATAGCGAGACGCCCAAGGATGGCCCGGTCAAAGGAAGACCAATCCAGCCCTACTTCGATTTTATGGTCCGCACCTACCGGGAATTGATGGGCTGGGACCCGGAGACGGGAAGGCCACTTCCGCAGACTCTCAAGTCTGTGGGGTTGGAGGAACTCATCGAGAAGTTCTAAATGACTGATCCACATCAGAATTGTTGGAAAGTTGGTGCTTGAGATTTGGAATTTAACACCAATTTCGCCATGGAAAAGTAAGCAAAAGGATTTCCTTGCTTGATCCCTCCAAAGGTCAGATTAGAATTGTGGATGGCTGACCGCCTCGGTTTTGATCAGCCGGGGCCCGTCATCCTGGAGGAACCGGTGGAAGAAGGGGAGTCCTTGCGTTCCCTCCTGACCCGTCTGGCTGGAAGGTTCAGCCATTTCTCCGAAGCCTTATTCGACCCCGAAACCCAGAGCCTATCCAGTGAAGTAAGCCTGCTGATCAATAATCACATTGATCTTTCTCAGGGGATGGATACAAAGCTGAAGGATGGAGATCAGATCCTCTTTCTGCCGATCCTGGCCGGAGGGTAAAGAAGTATAGCGCAGAGAGCATGGCGCAGAGCGTTTAGGGATCCCTGTTGGTAATACTTCGCGCTATGCGCTATGCGCCTGGCGCTCTGCTTTTAAAGCAGGGCTCGTTCATCCCGGATGTCAAAGAAGTTCATGTTTTCCGGGTTCGGCTTGAGGCAGAGTTTGGCATGGGGTTTGGCTTTGGTGCTGGGATCAGCCCGGGCAATCAGGGACTGGTCTCCAGCTTTCACATCCAGGAAGACTTCGTTTCCCAAGGGCTCCATCACCTCGACCACGACATCGATCGTTTCCCCAGGAACCGAGCAAGGCGCTTCCGGTAAATCCGCAGGCCGAATGCCAAAGATCACTCGTTTCTCGGTGTAGCTCTTCAGCTTGGCTGCTTTCTCCTCGGGAATTTTTAGCTTGAAACCCTCGGCTTGAAAAAAGAGTCCACCCTGCTCGGACAAAAAGTTGCCTTCTACAAAGTTCATGGCAGGACTGCCGATGAACCCGGCGACGAATTTGTTCGCCGGA contains:
- a CDS encoding MoaD/ThiS family protein, which translates into the protein MADRLGFDQPGPVILEEPVEEGESLRSLLTRLAGRFSHFSEALFDPETQSLSSEVSLLINNHIDLSQGMDTKLKDGDQILFLPILAGG
- a CDS encoding aldehyde ferredoxin oxidoreductase C-terminal domain-containing protein, producing the protein DLSKGEIKEEELPDAILKKYVGGTGIGARYLYDEVPSGVEWNDPNNRIIIFSGPLGATRISGTGTFSVITKGPMTNLAGCSQANGLFGAYLKLAGFDGIVVQGAASHLVYLFIHDGKAEIRDARHLQGKGTFESEEILRKELGLGHRGSIQCIGPAGENLVRFAMISGDGGHVVAHNGMGAVMGSKRLKAIVVARGQAEIPVKDKKAVERLTRELHEDAKTKGSKRIYEFGTGGGFSGAALGGWLPVKNYTTNLFPEHAQFDGQYLRTHFKMKHNPCWACQLRHCKTCEVTEGPYAGFVGEEPEYEGLATWGPVIGNKDSGAAVMLNRFNDQMGMDLNEAGWTIGWAMECYEKGVVSKKDLDGLDLTWGNVEAVKAILERIAHRRGIGDLLAEGVKRASEKIGGEAVNWAIYTHTGAAPRSHDHRGRWCEMLDTCVSNTGTIEATRGGVFPERLGYPPVFEKFSPWEVAAINAKENGWLQFVDCLGICAFCCPNRELTVQCTNAVTGWDLDLQSATRIGLRIVHLLRVFNFRHGLKPEMERPSVRYSETPKDGPVKGRPIQPYFDFMVRTYRELMGWDPETGRPLPQTLKSVGLEELIEKF